In one window of Corynebacterium mycetoides DNA:
- a CDS encoding HelD family protein, translating into MLFSRLDAEVAAAREQLDAVQADVDPDNPDPDALVRRETQYHAVNAKLDTLNVAEVGLVFGRLDIADNDADNPVDGRPDVDRRYIGRMGMEDRADNYRTLLLDWRTPMARPYYLATTAHPEGVETRRTIRMRGRTVTAVDDEILSGGDAAADLGRLSDVGSEAALRRAMNAARTGRMRSIVETIQREQDEIIRDPTRGVLVVQGGPGTGKTAVALHRVAYLLYTWREQLSRTGVLILGPNTTFLEYISRVLPELGETGVVLGTVDTLVPGFVPATRREPAAAREVKGSAEMVTVLQRAVRALQTVPDSPVPLRIDSVTIDATPEMVKAARTRARRSRKPHNEARPLFAEHLTQSLAEALARRIGEDPLGGENLLSAADIDQLHDDLADEPQVRELVDAHFPALTPTGVLEGLLTSREMIAEVASDYDDYTREALYREPGAGTTPSDAALLDELAELIGVADPEATREEEQRQWRELVADAEKALEILSSSASTDNDDDQFEAEILSAHDVIDAETLASRQRVTDLRSTAERAREDQTWAYGHVIVDEAQELSPMEWRMVFRRSPSRWMTLVGDTAQTSAPSGADDWASALEPFVGSRYSVHELTVNYRTPAEIMDLANRILAEIDPEASPATPIRSTGEEVTYLPAGTDPASLPEHGGEGTTTVITADNVADIKGLEFDHVTVVDPAGIVSASGQGWQDLYVAVTRATQTLTVIGDVPW; encoded by the coding sequence ATGCTCTTCTCCCGCCTCGACGCCGAGGTTGCCGCCGCCCGCGAGCAGCTCGACGCCGTCCAGGCGGATGTGGATCCCGACAACCCGGACCCGGACGCGCTCGTGCGGCGCGAGACGCAGTACCACGCCGTCAACGCCAAGCTGGACACGCTCAACGTCGCGGAGGTGGGCCTCGTCTTCGGCCGGCTCGACATCGCGGACAACGACGCCGACAACCCCGTCGACGGCAGGCCCGACGTGGACCGCCGCTACATCGGGCGCATGGGGATGGAGGACCGCGCGGACAACTACCGCACGCTCCTGCTGGACTGGCGCACCCCCATGGCCCGCCCGTACTACCTGGCCACCACCGCCCACCCGGAGGGCGTGGAGACGCGGCGCACGATCCGGATGCGCGGGCGCACCGTCACGGCCGTGGACGACGAGATCCTCTCCGGGGGCGACGCCGCAGCCGACCTGGGCCGACTGTCCGACGTCGGCTCCGAGGCAGCACTGCGACGCGCCATGAACGCCGCGCGCACCGGCCGGATGCGCTCCATCGTGGAGACGATCCAGCGCGAGCAGGACGAGATCATCCGCGACCCGACGCGCGGGGTGCTGGTCGTGCAGGGCGGGCCGGGCACCGGCAAAACCGCCGTGGCGCTGCACCGCGTCGCCTACCTGCTCTACACCTGGCGCGAGCAGCTCTCGCGCACGGGCGTGCTGATCCTCGGGCCGAACACCACATTCCTGGAGTACATCTCACGGGTCCTGCCCGAGCTCGGCGAGACCGGCGTGGTGCTGGGGACCGTCGACACGCTCGTCCCCGGCTTCGTCCCCGCCACGCGGCGCGAGCCCGCCGCGGCGCGGGAGGTCAAGGGCTCGGCCGAGATGGTGACGGTGCTCCAACGGGCCGTTCGCGCGCTGCAGACGGTCCCTGATTCCCCGGTGCCCCTGCGCATCGACTCGGTGACCATCGACGCCACCCCCGAGATGGTCAAGGCGGCGCGGACGCGGGCGCGGCGCTCGCGCAAGCCGCACAATGAGGCGCGGCCCCTCTTCGCCGAGCACCTGACGCAGTCGCTCGCCGAGGCCCTGGCCCGCCGCATCGGCGAGGACCCGCTCGGCGGCGAGAACCTGCTCAGCGCGGCCGACATCGACCAGCTCCACGACGACTTGGCGGACGAGCCGCAGGTGCGCGAGCTTGTCGACGCCCACTTCCCCGCGCTCACCCCCACAGGCGTGCTCGAGGGGCTGCTCACCAGCCGCGAGATGATCGCCGAGGTCGCCTCGGACTACGACGACTACACCCGCGAGGCGCTCTACCGCGAGCCGGGCGCCGGCACCACGCCCTCGGACGCGGCCCTGCTCGACGAACTCGCCGAGCTCATCGGCGTCGCCGACCCCGAGGCCACGCGCGAGGAGGAGCAGCGGCAGTGGCGCGAGCTGGTGGCCGACGCCGAGAAGGCGCTCGAGATCCTGTCGTCGTCGGCGTCGACGGACAACGACGACGACCAATTCGAGGCGGAGATCCTCTCCGCCCACGACGTCATCGACGCCGAGACGCTCGCCAGCCGGCAGCGCGTGACCGACCTGCGCTCCACCGCCGAGCGCGCCCGCGAGGATCAGACGTGGGCGTACGGGCACGTGATCGTCGACGAGGCTCAGGAGCTCTCCCCGATGGAGTGGCGCATGGTGTTCCGCCGCTCGCCGTCGCGTTGGATGACGCTGGTGGGTGACACCGCCCAGACCTCCGCGCCCTCGGGTGCCGACGACTGGGCGTCCGCGCTGGAGCCGTTCGTCGGCTCGCGGTACTCGGTGCACGAGTTGACGGTGAACTACCGCACCCCCGCGGAGATCATGGATCTGGCCAACCGCATCCTCGCCGAGATCGACCCGGAGGCGAGCCCCGCCACGCCGATCCGGTCCACCGGCGAGGAGGTGACGTACCTCCCAGCGGGGACCGACCCCGCCTCACTCCCCGAGCACGGCGGCGAGGGCACGACGACGGTGATCACTGCCGACAACGTGGCCGACATCAAGGGTCTGGAGTTCGACCACGTCACGGTCGTCGATCCCGCGGGGATCGTCTCGGCCTCCGGGCAGGGCTGGCAGGACCTCTACGTGGCCGTCACCCGCGCCACGCAAACCCTGACCGTGATCGGCGACGTGCCGTGGTAG
- a CDS encoding MBL fold metallo-hydrolase: MTDPAAPFALHHISVSEMDNNVYLISSGGQGLLVDAAADAPAILDMAAQAGVEITDVLTTHRHADHTRALGEVLQRTGAIHWASFLDSPALPAGVDKQLGEGDAVEFAGRRLDTMILRGHTPGGVAIVVDIDGTPNAFVGDSLFPGGLGKTVGEGEFVRLFNEVTTKLFDVYPDATIVRPGHGLPTTLGEERGHLDEWWRRRW; this comes from the coding sequence ATGACTGATCCCGCCGCCCCGTTCGCGCTCCACCACATCTCGGTCTCCGAGATGGACAACAACGTCTATCTCATCTCCTCCGGGGGACAGGGCCTGCTTGTCGACGCCGCCGCCGACGCCCCCGCGATCCTCGACATGGCCGCGCAGGCGGGCGTGGAGATCACCGACGTACTCACGACCCACCGCCACGCGGACCACACGCGCGCGCTCGGCGAGGTGCTGCAGCGCACCGGTGCGATCCACTGGGCGTCGTTTTTGGACTCCCCGGCGTTGCCGGCGGGCGTCGACAAGCAGCTCGGCGAGGGCGACGCGGTCGAGTTCGCGGGCCGCCGCCTCGACACCATGATTCTGCGCGGCCACACGCCCGGCGGGGTCGCCATCGTCGTCGACATTGACGGCACGCCCAACGCGTTCGTCGGCGACTCGCTGTTCCCCGGCGGCCTGGGCAAGACCGTGGGCGAGGGCGAGTTCGTCCGGCTGTTCAACGAGGTGACCACCAAGCTTTTCGACGTCTACCCCGACGCCACCATCGTCCGGCCCGGCCACGGCTTGCCCACGACACTCGGTGAGGAGCGCGGCCACCTCGACGAGTGGTGGCGGCGACGCTGGTAG
- a CDS encoding universal stress protein, which translates to MHMYTSIAVGTDGSPTSLMAVRAAASMARVYDADLTVICAHYSANTSLLNSSNAELSKVDIVTDDDAERILASAEAIAREEQAPRITLVTKPGMPANVLVESVQEHGADLLVVGNKGMRSLAGRIFGNIPGSVAKKSPVDVVLVDTRAEGHH; encoded by the coding sequence ATGCATATGTACACGTCGATCGCCGTAGGCACGGACGGTTCCCCCACGTCGCTCATGGCGGTGCGCGCGGCCGCCAGTATGGCCCGGGTGTACGACGCGGATCTGACCGTGATTTGCGCCCACTACAGCGCGAACACCTCCCTGCTCAACTCCAGCAACGCCGAGCTGTCCAAGGTGGACATCGTCACCGACGACGACGCCGAGCGCATCCTTGCAAGCGCCGAGGCCATCGCCCGCGAGGAGCAGGCGCCGCGCATCACCCTCGTGACCAAGCCCGGCATGCCGGCGAACGTCCTGGTGGAATCCGTCCAGGAACACGGAGCCGACCTGCTCGTCGTGGGGAACAAGGGCATGCGGTCGCTGGCGGGCCGGATCTTCGGCAACATCCCCGGCAGCGTGGCCAAGAAGTCGCCCGTTGACGTCGTGCTGGTGGACACCCGCGCAGAAGGGCACCACTGA
- the coaE gene encoding dephospho-CoA kinase (Dephospho-CoA kinase (CoaE) performs the final step in coenzyme A biosynthesis.): MLRIGLTGGIGSGKSTVARMLEAAGFPVVDADQVARDNMAPGSLVLAQVADAFGGDIIGPDGALDRAELARRAFVSEEQTQRLNAITHPAIRRESDRRFAELERQGAQAAVYDMPLLIELGLDQQMDLTVVVDVDAEERVRRLVDKRGLDEADARNRIERQIGDSERRAKADIVIDNNGPLEALEPQVNEVVDTIRKML, encoded by the coding sequence ATGTTGAGAATCGGATTGACCGGCGGGATTGGCAGCGGAAAGTCCACAGTGGCCAGAATGCTGGAGGCGGCCGGCTTCCCGGTGGTGGACGCCGACCAGGTGGCGCGCGACAACATGGCGCCCGGCTCGCTGGTGCTCGCGCAGGTGGCGGACGCGTTCGGCGGCGACATCATCGGCCCGGACGGCGCGCTCGACCGCGCGGAGCTGGCACGCCGGGCGTTTGTCAGCGAGGAGCAGACCCAGCGCCTCAACGCGATCACCCACCCGGCGATCCGGCGCGAGTCGGACCGCCGGTTCGCCGAGCTGGAGCGGCAGGGTGCGCAAGCCGCGGTCTACGACATGCCGTTGCTCATCGAGCTCGGGCTGGATCAGCAGATGGACCTAACCGTGGTGGTGGACGTGGACGCCGAGGAGCGGGTGCGCAGGCTCGTCGACAAGCGGGGGCTGGACGAGGCCGACGCGCGCAACCGCATCGAGCGGCAGATCGGCGACTCCGAGCGCCGGGCGAAGGCCGACATCGTCATCGACAACAACGGCCCGCTGGAGGCCCTTGAACCCCAGGTGAACGAAGTCGTTGACACGATCCGCAAGATGTTATGA
- a CDS encoding DoxX family protein, which produces MIRKLARPMLASVYVIDGVETVVNPSSRRESAESVLKKVRSVVPAPYRSYLPSSPETAAQVAGGVKAGAGSLFALGRAPRTAATLLALTAVPSLIGRHAFWEATSDEEKARRRNGAVTDAALLGGILLATVDTDGNPGLQWRAKKAASTAKKNVQQALPTQSESEKALNKAGNWISDTTDQVTSYVESNKDDWAKTAASLADDAKKQTSSFLSTAGEWIDDATTQAQDAYEDAKPNKLQQFAAKRKAKSTANDIASTLQSTLDDLSPSTLDKVKAKRKANKIQNRAQDAVSNLQSAFEDLDLAPSGREKRKAKKNAKKLQKRAEKAVKQAQKKLG; this is translated from the coding sequence ATGATTCGCAAGCTCGCCCGCCCAATGCTCGCCTCGGTCTACGTGATCGACGGTGTCGAGACCGTGGTTAACCCGTCGTCGCGCCGCGAAAGCGCCGAGTCCGTGCTGAAGAAGGTGCGCTCGGTCGTTCCGGCGCCCTACCGCTCCTACCTGCCGTCTTCCCCGGAGACTGCCGCGCAGGTCGCCGGCGGCGTCAAGGCCGGCGCCGGCTCCCTCTTCGCTCTGGGGAGGGCGCCGCGCACCGCAGCCACCCTGCTCGCTCTGACCGCCGTGCCTTCCCTGATCGGCCGCCACGCTTTCTGGGAGGCGACGAGCGACGAGGAGAAGGCCCGCCGCCGCAACGGCGCTGTAACGGACGCCGCGCTCCTCGGCGGCATCCTGCTGGCCACCGTCGACACCGACGGAAACCCGGGCCTGCAGTGGCGCGCCAAGAAGGCCGCCAGCACGGCCAAGAAGAATGTCCAGCAGGCGCTGCCGACGCAGTCCGAGTCCGAGAAGGCCCTGAACAAGGCCGGCAACTGGATTTCCGACACCACCGACCAGGTCACCTCGTACGTCGAGAGCAACAAGGATGACTGGGCCAAGACCGCGGCGTCCCTGGCAGATGACGCCAAGAAGCAGACCTCGAGCTTCCTGTCCACCGCAGGCGAGTGGATCGATGACGCCACCACCCAGGCGCAGGACGCCTACGAGGACGCGAAGCCGAACAAGCTGCAGCAGTTCGCGGCGAAGCGCAAGGCGAAGTCCACGGCCAACGACATCGCCAGCACCCTCCAGTCGACCCTGGACGACCTCTCCCCGTCCACCCTGGACAAGGTGAAGGCCAAGCGCAAGGCCAACAAGATCCAGAACCGCGCGCAGGACGCCGTATCCAACCTGCAGAGCGCGTTCGAGGACCTCGACCTCGCACCGTCCGGGCGCGAGAAGCGCAAGGCGAAGAAGAATGCCAAGAAGCTGCAGAAGCGCGCCGAGAAGGCCGTCAAGCAGGCGCAGAAGAAGCTCGGCTAG
- a CDS encoding DUF4259 domain-containing protein, which yields MGTWNWGPFDNDAAKDAVGQLADGTFRMDQFRFECDNASVDSEQGQVIVALAAVINGHLPCESLERARAFDFSFRDRRWIEAKVREAVVVDGSELYDMWEDAGELQQWLAATREATSKVAQ from the coding sequence ATGGGAACGTGGAACTGGGGGCCGTTTGACAACGACGCCGCCAAGGACGCCGTCGGCCAGCTTGCCGACGGCACGTTCCGCATGGACCAGTTCCGTTTCGAGTGCGACAACGCCTCCGTGGACAGCGAGCAGGGGCAGGTCATCGTTGCCCTCGCCGCCGTGATCAACGGCCACCTCCCGTGCGAATCGCTGGAGCGCGCCCGGGCGTTCGACTTCAGCTTCAGGGACCGCCGTTGGATCGAGGCCAAGGTGAGAGAAGCGGTCGTGGTCGACGGTTCCGAGCTGTACGACATGTGGGAGGACGCCGGCGAGCTCCAGCAGTGGCTCGCGGCGACGCGGGAGGCGACGAGCAAAGTCGCGCAGTGA
- a CDS encoding universal stress protein, with amino-acid sequence MPDDYEVIVVGSDGSKSSMLAVERAARLAAAFGAELVIATAYYDSEADVSAAPRQDSVIILGNEQAEKNLEGAASYAREVGAGNVRVAARAGTPVEALMAVVNEYGADLLVVGNRGINTLTGRLLGSVPADVARQSDCDVMIVHTVK; translated from the coding sequence ATGCCCGACGACTACGAGGTGATTGTCGTCGGCAGCGACGGATCGAAGTCCTCGATGTTGGCCGTCGAGCGGGCGGCCCGGCTCGCGGCCGCGTTCGGGGCGGAACTGGTGATCGCCACCGCCTATTACGATTCCGAGGCCGACGTGTCGGCCGCGCCGCGTCAGGACTCCGTGATCATCCTCGGCAACGAGCAGGCGGAGAAGAACCTCGAGGGCGCGGCGTCGTACGCGCGCGAAGTCGGGGCGGGCAACGTGCGCGTGGCCGCCCGTGCGGGCACGCCCGTGGAGGCGCTCATGGCGGTGGTCAACGAGTACGGCGCGGACCTGCTCGTGGTGGGCAACCGGGGGATCAACACGCTCACCGGGAGGCTGCTGGGATCCGTCCCGGCGGACGTGGCCCGCCAGTCCGACTGCGACGTCATGATCGTCCACACCGTCAAGTAG
- the uvrA gene encoding excinuclease ABC subunit UvrA, whose amino-acid sequence MADRLTVRGARVHNLKGVDLDLPRDTMIVFTGLSGSGKSSLAFDTIFAEGQRRYVESLSSYARMFLGQMDKPDVDAIDGLSPAVSIDQKSTNRNPRSTVGTITEIYDYLRLLYARAGTPHCPVCDAEISRQTPQQIVDQVLARDEGGKFQVLAPIVRKRKGEFVDLFADLASQGYSRVTVDGATYQLSDPPTLQKQVKHNIDVVVDRLQVKASQKQRLTDSVETALALADGLVAFDFVDVDESDPERYRIFSEKMACPNGHTLNVEEYEPRAFSFNSPFGACPTCDGLGTRKEIDIDLIVPDPDAPAVDAFQPWNSSPNKSYFVKLIEALGAEEGFDAHAPFSSLTKTEQKHLIHGSTTQVSVKYKNRYGRQRGFTAAYEGVIGYLERKLEQAETDNQKERLLAYTREIPCPTCGGARLKPEILAVRLASASHGELSIAGLADLSVEDASDYLDNLVLGYREEMIAGAVLREIQVRLRFLVDVGLSYLTLSRSAGTLSGGEAQRIRLATQIGSGLAGVLYVLDEPSIGLHQRDNLRLITTLKKLRDLGNTLIVVEHDEDTIREADWLVDVGPLAGEYGGEVVYQGEPKGILNTENSLTGDYLSGRKSIPVPERRREVDPDRMLSVVGARENNLDNVSVDIPLGVLVAVTGVSGSGKSTLVNHILAKTLQNELNGARQVPGRVKKVGGLEHLDKLVQVDQSPIGRTPRSNPATYTGVFDKIRNLFAETQEAKVRGYKAGRFSFNVKGGRCEACHGDGTIKIEMNFLPDVYVPCEVCGGARYNRETLEVRYKGKNIAEVLDMPISEGAEFFEPITSIHRYLSTLVDVGLGYVRLGQAATTLSGGEAQRVKLAAELQKRSNGRTIYILDEPTTGLHFEDIRKLMLVLNGLVDKGNTVLVIEHNLDVIKSADWIIDMGPEGGSGGGTVVAEGTPEDVAAVKGSYTGEFLARML is encoded by the coding sequence GTGGCTGACCGCTTGACCGTGCGCGGGGCGCGCGTGCACAACCTGAAGGGAGTCGATCTCGACCTCCCGCGCGACACGATGATCGTGTTCACTGGCCTGTCGGGCTCGGGCAAGTCGTCCCTGGCCTTCGACACCATCTTCGCGGAAGGGCAGCGGCGCTACGTGGAGTCGCTGTCCTCCTACGCGCGCATGTTCCTGGGCCAGATGGACAAGCCCGACGTCGACGCCATCGACGGCCTGTCGCCGGCGGTGTCGATTGACCAGAAGTCCACCAACCGCAACCCCCGCTCCACCGTGGGCACCATCACGGAAATCTACGACTACCTGCGCCTCCTCTACGCCCGCGCGGGCACGCCGCACTGCCCGGTGTGCGACGCGGAGATCAGCCGCCAGACCCCGCAGCAGATCGTGGACCAGGTCCTCGCGCGCGATGAGGGGGGCAAGTTCCAGGTCCTCGCGCCCATCGTGCGCAAGCGCAAAGGGGAGTTCGTGGACCTGTTCGCGGATCTCGCCTCCCAGGGCTACTCCCGCGTCACCGTCGACGGCGCGACGTACCAGCTGTCCGACCCGCCGACGCTGCAAAAGCAGGTCAAGCACAACATCGACGTCGTGGTCGACCGCTTGCAGGTCAAGGCCAGCCAGAAGCAGCGGCTGACGGACTCGGTGGAGACCGCGCTCGCGCTGGCGGACGGCCTCGTCGCCTTCGATTTCGTCGACGTCGACGAGTCGGACCCGGAACGCTACCGGATCTTCTCGGAGAAGATGGCCTGCCCCAACGGCCACACCCTCAACGTGGAGGAGTACGAGCCGCGCGCGTTTTCCTTCAACTCCCCGTTCGGCGCATGCCCGACCTGCGACGGCCTGGGTACGCGCAAGGAGATCGACATCGATCTCATCGTGCCTGACCCGGACGCGCCGGCGGTGGACGCGTTCCAGCCGTGGAACTCCTCGCCCAACAAGAGCTACTTTGTCAAGCTCATCGAGGCCCTCGGCGCCGAGGAGGGCTTCGACGCGCACGCCCCGTTTTCGTCGCTGACCAAGACGGAGCAGAAGCACCTCATCCACGGCTCGACCACCCAGGTGAGCGTGAAGTACAAGAACCGCTACGGCCGCCAGCGGGGGTTCACCGCCGCCTACGAGGGCGTGATCGGCTACCTCGAGCGCAAGCTCGAGCAGGCGGAGACGGACAACCAGAAGGAGCGGTTGCTCGCGTACACGCGCGAGATCCCGTGCCCCACGTGCGGCGGGGCGCGCCTGAAGCCGGAGATCCTCGCCGTCCGCCTGGCCTCCGCCAGCCACGGTGAGCTCTCCATCGCCGGTCTTGCCGACCTCTCCGTTGAGGACGCCTCGGACTACCTGGACAACCTCGTCCTGGGCTACCGCGAGGAAATGATCGCGGGCGCCGTCCTGCGCGAGATCCAGGTGCGGCTGCGATTCCTGGTCGACGTCGGCCTGAGCTACCTCACCCTGTCGCGGTCCGCCGGCACGCTCTCCGGCGGGGAGGCGCAGCGCATCCGCCTTGCCACCCAGATCGGCTCCGGCCTGGCGGGCGTGCTCTACGTGCTCGACGAGCCGTCGATTGGCCTGCACCAGCGCGATAACCTGCGCCTGATCACGACGCTGAAGAAGCTGCGCGACCTAGGCAACACCCTCATCGTGGTGGAGCACGACGAGGACACCATTAGGGAGGCGGACTGGCTGGTCGACGTCGGCCCGCTCGCGGGGGAATACGGCGGCGAGGTGGTCTACCAGGGCGAGCCTAAGGGCATTCTCAACACCGAGAACTCTCTGACGGGCGATTACCTCTCCGGGCGCAAGTCCATCCCCGTGCCGGAGCGCCGCCGCGAGGTGGACCCTGACCGCATGCTCTCCGTGGTCGGCGCGCGCGAGAACAACCTCGACAACGTCAGCGTGGACATCCCGCTGGGCGTCCTCGTCGCGGTGACGGGGGTCTCGGGTTCCGGCAAGTCCACGCTGGTGAACCACATCCTGGCCAAGACGCTGCAGAACGAGCTCAACGGGGCCCGCCAGGTCCCCGGCCGGGTGAAGAAGGTCGGGGGGCTGGAGCATCTGGATAAACTCGTCCAGGTGGATCAGAGCCCGATCGGGCGCACCCCGCGCTCCAACCCCGCCACCTACACCGGCGTGTTCGACAAAATCCGCAACCTCTTCGCCGAGACCCAGGAGGCGAAGGTCCGCGGCTACAAGGCGGGGCGTTTCTCCTTCAACGTCAAGGGCGGGCGCTGCGAGGCCTGCCACGGTGACGGCACGATCAAGATCGAGATGAACTTCCTGCCCGATGTCTATGTGCCGTGCGAGGTCTGCGGGGGAGCGCGCTACAACCGCGAGACGCTCGAGGTGCGCTACAAGGGCAAGAACATCGCGGAGGTCCTCGACATGCCCATCTCCGAGGGGGCGGAGTTCTTCGAACCGATTACGTCGATCCACCGCTACCTGAGCACGCTTGTCGACGTCGGCCTGGGCTACGTCCGGCTCGGCCAGGCCGCGACGACCCTCTCCGGCGGCGAGGCCCAGCGCGTCAAGCTCGCCGCGGAGCTGCAGAAGCGCTCCAACGGGCGCACGATCTACATCCTCGACGAGCCAACGACGGGCCTGCACTTCGAGGACATCCGCAAGCTCATGCTCGTGCTCAACGGGCTCGTGGACAAGGGCAACACGGTGCTCGTCATCGAGCATAACCTGGATGTGATCAAGTCTGCGGACTGGATCATTGATATGGGGCCTGAGGGTGGCTCGGGCGGCGGCACGGTGGTGGCAGAAGGCACCCCGGAAGACGTCGCGGCAGTAAAGGGCTCGTACACGGGCGAGTTCCTCGCCCGCATGCTCTAA
- the uvrB gene encoding excinuclease ABC subunit UvrB, whose amino-acid sequence MAFAAEHPVLAHSEFRPVGEIERREKPFEVVSEYSPSGDQPAAIKELDERLTRGEKDVVLLGATGTGKSATAAWLIEKQQRPTLVMAPNKTLAAQLANELRQLLPNNAVEYFVSYYDYYQPEAYIAQTDTYIEKDSSINDDVERLRHSATSALLSRRDVVVVSSVSCIYGLGTPQSYLDRSIVLRKGEEVERDRFLRLLVDVQYERNDIDFKRGTFRVKGDTVDIIPAYEEVAVRVEFFGDEVDELYYIHPLTGDVISREEEVRIFPATHYVATEERMEKAVEAIKLELADRLEELENKGKLLEAQRLRMRTEYDLEMIQQVGFCSGIENYSRHIDGRPAGSAPATLIDYFPEDFLTIIDESHVTVPQIGGMFEGDMSRKRNLVEFGFRLPSAVDNRPLTFDEFESRMGQVVYMSATPGDYELEATGGEYVEQVIRPTGLVDPQVEVRPTKGQIDDLIEEIRQRVSKDERVLVTTLTKRMAEDLTDYLLDNGIKVRYLHSDIDTLQRVELLRQLRLGEYDVLVGINLLREGLDLPEVSLVAILDADKEGFLRSTKSLIQTIGRAARNVSGAVIMYADKVTDSMRDAIDETERRREKQLAYNKEHGIDPQPLRKKIADILDQVYETADDGVGGVGGEAAVVEKPDVAAMTSADVQKLIDDLTAQMGAAARELKFELAGRLRDEIADLRKELRGMKEVGV is encoded by the coding sequence ATGGCTTTCGCTGCTGAACATCCCGTCCTCGCTCACTCCGAATTCCGCCCGGTCGGTGAGATCGAGCGCCGTGAGAAGCCGTTCGAGGTCGTGTCGGAGTACTCGCCGTCCGGCGATCAGCCCGCCGCCATCAAGGAGCTCGACGAGCGCCTGACCCGCGGCGAGAAGGACGTCGTGCTGCTGGGCGCCACGGGCACGGGCAAGTCGGCGACGGCTGCGTGGCTCATCGAGAAGCAGCAGCGCCCCACCCTGGTCATGGCGCCGAACAAGACGCTCGCCGCCCAGCTGGCCAACGAGCTGCGCCAACTGCTGCCCAACAATGCGGTGGAGTACTTCGTCTCCTACTACGACTACTACCAGCCGGAGGCGTACATCGCGCAGACGGACACCTACATTGAGAAGGACTCGTCGATCAACGACGACGTCGAGCGCCTGCGCCACTCCGCCACCTCCGCGCTGCTCTCTCGCCGCGACGTCGTCGTGGTCTCCTCCGTGTCCTGCATCTACGGCCTGGGCACCCCGCAGTCCTACCTCGACCGCTCCATCGTGCTGCGCAAGGGGGAGGAGGTAGAGCGCGACCGGTTCCTGCGCCTGCTTGTCGACGTCCAATACGAACGCAACGACATCGATTTCAAGCGCGGGACGTTCCGCGTCAAGGGGGACACCGTCGACATTATCCCCGCCTACGAGGAGGTGGCGGTGCGCGTGGAGTTCTTCGGCGACGAGGTCGACGAGCTCTACTACATCCACCCGCTGACCGGCGACGTGATCAGCCGGGAGGAGGAGGTGCGCATCTTCCCGGCCACCCACTACGTGGCCACGGAGGAGCGGATGGAAAAGGCCGTCGAGGCGATCAAGCTGGAGCTCGCCGACCGGCTCGAGGAACTGGAGAACAAGGGCAAGCTGCTCGAAGCCCAGCGCCTGCGCATGCGCACCGAGTACGACCTGGAGATGATCCAGCAGGTCGGGTTCTGCTCCGGCATCGAGAACTACTCGCGGCACATCGACGGCCGCCCCGCGGGCTCTGCCCCGGCGACGCTGATCGACTACTTCCCGGAGGATTTCCTCACCATCATCGACGAGTCCCACGTCACCGTCCCCCAGATCGGCGGCATGTTCGAGGGCGACATGTCGCGCAAGCGCAACCTGGTGGAGTTCGGGTTCCGCCTGCCCAGCGCGGTGGACAACCGCCCGCTGACGTTCGACGAGTTCGAGTCGAGGATGGGCCAGGTCGTCTACATGTCGGCCACCCCGGGCGATTACGAGCTCGAGGCCACCGGCGGCGAGTACGTCGAGCAGGTGATCCGCCCGACGGGCCTGGTGGACCCGCAGGTGGAGGTCCGCCCGACGAAGGGGCAGATCGACGACCTCATCGAGGAGATCCGCCAGCGCGTGAGCAAGGACGAGCGCGTGCTCGTGACCACGCTGACCAAGCGCATGGCCGAAGACCTGACGGACTACCTTCTGGACAACGGCATCAAAGTGCGCTACCTGCACTCCGACATCGATACGCTCCAGCGCGTCGAGCTGCTGCGCCAGCTGCGCCTGGGGGAGTACGACGTGCTGGTCGGCATCAACCTCCTGCGCGAGGGCCTGGACCTGCCGGAGGTCTCGCTCGTGGCCATCCTGGACGCCGACAAGGAAGGCTTCCTGCGCTCCACGAAGTCGCTGATCCAGACCATCGGGCGCGCCGCCCGCAACGTGTCGGGGGCGGTGATCATGTACGCGGACAAGGTCACCGATTCCATGCGTGACGCGATCGACGAGACCGAGCGGCGCCGGGAGAAGCAGCTGGCCTACAACAAGGAGCACGGCATCGACCCGCAGCCGCTGCGCAAGAAGATCGCCGACATTCTCGACCAGGTCTACGAGACCGCGGATGACGGCGTCGGCGGCGTCGGCGGGGAGGCCGCGGTCGTCGAAAAGCCCGATGTGGCGGCAATGACCTCCGCGGACGTGCAAAAGCTTATCGACGACCTCACCGCGCAGATGGGGGCCGCCGCCCGCGAGCTGAAATTCGAGCTCGCCGGCAGGCTCCGCGACGAGATCGCGGATCTGCGCAAGGAGCTGCGTGGTATGAAAGAGGTTGGAGTCTAG